From Litoribacterium kuwaitense, a single genomic window includes:
- the fliQ gene encoding flagellar biosynthesis protein FliQ — MNAETVIAFAREGVYITLLVAGPLLLIALITGLIVSIFQATTQIQEQTLAFIPKIIAVLVGLVVFGPWMLTEMVDYAYELFNNLDRFTG; from the coding sequence ATGAATGCGGAAACTGTCATCGCTTTTGCTAGGGAAGGTGTTTACATCACTTTACTCGTAGCAGGACCGCTCTTGCTTATAGCATTAATCACGGGGTTAATCGTTAGTATCTTTCAGGCGACGACCCAAATACAGGAACAAACGTTGGCCTTTATTCCAAAGATTATTGCGGTGCTTGTCGGCCTCGTCGTGTTCGGTCCTTGGATGCTTACGGAAATGGTCGATTACGCGTATGAGCTATTTAACAATCTAGATCGGTTTACAGGATAA
- the fliY gene encoding flagellar motor switch phosphatase FliY, whose product MSEKSMLSQDEIDALLKGSASEDEDMSPEDMLTEVESDALGEIANISFGSSATALSELLRQKVEITTPDVRLIERDKLQDAFPRPYVAISVSYTEGFAGSNVFVMETRDAMIIANLMLGGDGTDPAEELGELEKSAVQEAMNQMMGSAATSMSTVFNKRVDISPPTVDVWDSKNQDLSSLPKEPAIAQVSFRLKVGQLIDSELMQLLPIEFSKELVNELLSSSEKEVEESTQQDVQGEDTEAAEKHEKGREAMTSTTAQNVQATQSKKSQVTNEREVQPAVFSSFDESKSFAGELNKTNINMLLDIPLQVTVELGRTKRKVQDILNLSAGSVIELDKLAGEPVDILVNKKKVAQGEVVVIDENFGVRVTDIISQNDRLQKLQ is encoded by the coding sequence ATGAGTGAAAAAAGCATGCTTTCACAAGATGAGATTGACGCATTACTTAAAGGATCAGCATCTGAAGATGAAGACATGTCCCCTGAAGATATGCTTACAGAAGTGGAATCTGATGCGCTCGGTGAAATCGCAAATATTTCATTTGGCAGCTCGGCAACGGCTTTGTCTGAGCTGTTACGACAGAAAGTGGAAATTACGACACCGGATGTACGCTTAATCGAAAGGGACAAGCTTCAAGATGCGTTTCCAAGGCCTTATGTTGCAATTAGTGTGAGTTACACAGAGGGATTTGCCGGTTCAAACGTATTTGTCATGGAAACGAGAGACGCGATGATCATCGCCAACTTAATGCTTGGCGGAGATGGCACTGATCCGGCTGAGGAGTTGGGCGAATTAGAGAAAAGTGCCGTTCAAGAAGCGATGAATCAGATGATGGGATCAGCAGCGACATCAATGTCTACTGTATTTAATAAGCGTGTCGATATATCTCCACCAACGGTTGACGTGTGGGATTCAAAAAATCAAGATTTGAGCTCACTGCCTAAAGAGCCAGCCATTGCCCAAGTCTCATTTCGTTTAAAAGTTGGTCAGCTTATTGATTCTGAATTAATGCAGCTCTTGCCTATTGAATTTAGTAAAGAATTAGTCAATGAGCTTTTGTCAAGTTCAGAAAAAGAAGTTGAGGAATCAACACAACAAGACGTTCAAGGCGAAGACACCGAAGCAGCGGAAAAACATGAAAAAGGCCGAGAAGCTATGACATCCACGACAGCACAAAATGTGCAAGCGACGCAATCTAAAAAAAGCCAAGTAACGAATGAAAGAGAAGTTCAGCCTGCTGTGTTTTCTAGTTTTGATGAATCAAAATCGTTTGCAGGTGAGCTGAATAAAACGAATATAAATATGCTCCTTGACATTCCACTTCAAGTCACTGTAGAGCTTGGTCGCACGAAACGCAAGGTACAGGATATTCTTAATCTGTCCGCGGGATCAGTGATCGAATTAGACAAGCTTGCAGGAGAGCCTGTAGATATTTTGGTCAATAAGAAAAAAGTAGCGCAAGGTGAAGTAGTCGTCATTGATGAAAATTTTGGCGTGCGTGTCACCGACATTATTAGTCAAAACGACCGATTACAAAAATTGCAGTAA
- a CDS encoding flagellar FlbD family protein has translation MIEVTRLNGKTFHVNALLIEQIQSHPDTTITLTNGKTYVVLEDEKLVVRKMIEYHQQVHTSSENYWRNEHCLQANPQKE, from the coding sequence ATGATTGAAGTCACTCGTCTAAACGGAAAAACATTTCACGTGAATGCGCTGCTAATTGAACAGATCCAATCTCACCCTGACACAACGATTACTTTAACAAATGGGAAGACATACGTCGTTCTCGAGGACGAAAAGCTGGTCGTTCGTAAAATGATCGAATATCACCAGCAGGTTCATACCTCATCCGAAAATTATTGGAGGAATGAGCATTGTTTGCAAGCCAATCCGCAAAAAGAATGA
- a CDS encoding flagellar biosynthetic protein FliO produces the protein MRLLKRHLNRTNVHVLKSFWVGFGITLLLIGSMPGVINATSQGNVKDWVNETPAKQDVENDAGAMTETPASEVPEHEVNKEDGSSLASDAIRALLSLAGVLALLYIILRLIKRKQQNGQSKGALASIAGLPLGQQRSIQLVQVGHSLFVLGVGQQVELIKEITDPEEIEMVLQQHDVNQNVKEIPFSKALASKLDEIKQQRKNISAGWRNNSGDSS, from the coding sequence TTGAGGCTATTAAAAAGACACTTGAATAGAACGAACGTGCACGTATTAAAATCGTTTTGGGTTGGTTTTGGAATCACTCTTTTGCTCATCGGCTCAATGCCAGGTGTAATCAATGCCACTAGTCAAGGAAATGTAAAAGATTGGGTCAATGAAACACCAGCAAAACAGGATGTTGAAAACGATGCAGGTGCGATGACAGAGACACCGGCTTCTGAGGTTCCTGAGCACGAGGTAAATAAGGAAGATGGTAGCAGTCTTGCTTCGGATGCAATTAGAGCACTGCTTTCATTAGCTGGTGTGTTAGCGTTACTATACATTATTCTCCGTTTGATCAAACGAAAACAACAAAATGGACAGTCTAAAGGAGCCCTGGCCTCCATTGCCGGGCTTCCGCTTGGGCAACAGCGATCGATTCAGCTCGTCCAAGTTGGTCATTCTTTGTTTGTTCTTGGTGTCGGTCAACAAGTGGAGCTTATTAAAGAAATTACCGATCCCGAGGAAATCGAAATGGTATTACAGCAGCATGATGTTAACCAGAATGTGAAAGAAATTCCTTTTTCCAAAGCGTTGGCCTCAAAGCTAGATGAAATTAAACAACAGAGAAAAAACATTTCCGCAGGATGGCGGAACAATAGTGGGGATTCATCATGA
- the fliL gene encoding flagellar basal body-associated protein FliL, translating into MFASQSAKRMIAVLFIIVVVLLGVFIWMFFQPEPTANAEKSVDDLIARSYTTEEITTNLRSNDFVKLQLTIEADTEAGKIELEKRAFQINNILIHQLSSMDREAFKQDDSMALFEDMVKNKLNEDLQEGQVNRVYTTSFVLQ; encoded by the coding sequence TTGTTTGCAAGCCAATCCGCAAAAAGAATGATCGCCGTTTTATTTATCATTGTTGTTGTATTGCTCGGTGTATTCATTTGGATGTTTTTTCAGCCGGAGCCTACAGCAAATGCAGAGAAAAGCGTTGATGACCTCATCGCTCGCTCTTATACGACAGAAGAAATTACGACAAATTTGCGCTCGAATGATTTTGTGAAGCTGCAACTGACGATTGAAGCTGATACAGAAGCTGGAAAGATAGAGCTGGAAAAAAGAGCATTTCAAATCAATAACATTTTGATTCATCAGCTTTCATCAATGGACCGAGAAGCTTTTAAACAAGATGACAGCATGGCTTTGTTTGAAGACATGGTGAAGAATAAGCTGAATGAAGACCTTCAAGAAGGACAAGTCAATCGTGTATACACAACATCCTTTGTTCTTCAGTAA
- the fliP gene encoding flagellar type III secretion system pore protein FliP (The bacterial flagellar biogenesis protein FliP forms a type III secretion system (T3SS)-type pore required for flagellar assembly.): MNEIVEAAQGLPGISTSLQLLLLLTVLSFLPAILILMTCFTRIVIVLGFVRTSLATQQMPPTQVLIGLALFLTFFVMAPTFSEINDQALQPMLAGELTAEEAFDEATLPLKEFMAEHTRQKDLALFLGYSGAERPESIEAIPLTSLVPAFAISELKTAFQIGFMIFIPFLVIDMVVASVLMSMGMMMLPPVMISLPFKILLFVLVDGWYLIVKSLLTSY; this comes from the coding sequence ATGAATGAAATTGTTGAAGCCGCGCAGGGGTTACCTGGAATCTCGACGTCACTTCAGTTGTTGTTATTACTCACTGTTTTATCTTTTTTGCCTGCAATCCTTATTTTAATGACATGTTTTACGCGTATTGTCATCGTACTTGGGTTCGTCAGAACATCACTGGCAACGCAGCAAATGCCACCTACGCAAGTATTAATTGGTTTAGCTTTATTCCTAACTTTTTTTGTCATGGCACCGACGTTTTCAGAAATTAACGATCAAGCTTTGCAACCGATGCTCGCTGGTGAATTAACGGCGGAGGAAGCGTTTGATGAAGCGACTTTACCGCTTAAAGAATTTATGGCCGAGCACACAAGACAAAAGGATTTAGCTTTATTTCTCGGCTATTCGGGAGCAGAAAGGCCAGAAAGTATTGAAGCGATCCCTTTGACGTCTCTTGTACCGGCGTTTGCGATTTCAGAGCTGAAGACAGCATTTCAAATCGGCTTCATGATCTTTATCCCATTTTTAGTGATTGATATGGTGGTCGCTTCTGTATTGATGTCGATGGGAATGATGATGCTGCCACCAGTTATGATTTCCTTACCGTTTAAAATTCTTTTGTTCGTACTCGTCGATGGCTGGTATTTGATTGTTAAATCGTTGCTCACCAGCTACTAG
- the fliR gene encoding flagellar biosynthetic protein FliR has product MAEFLLLWPSFLLILARVASFFTVLPLFSYRNVPVIYRVGLSLIISWMMVYTSGSPNIQVDASYITFLLQEIMIGLALGLIAYILLSAFQIAGGFIDFQMGFAVANVIDPQTGAQSPLVGQYLYTFSLLFLLSVDAHHMLLDGIYYSYQLLPLGLEGLAIDDGQAIHLIVLAFARMFMIALQMAIPVVGCLFLVDVALGIMARTVPQMNVFVVGLPLKILVSFIMLFIVMPAFFMLADELFDLLLTTMRNVMQALEGME; this is encoded by the coding sequence ATGGCGGAATTTTTATTGCTATGGCCATCGTTTCTACTCATCTTAGCAAGAGTAGCATCCTTTTTTACCGTCCTACCGTTATTTTCGTATCGCAATGTTCCTGTCATTTATCGGGTCGGGTTGTCGCTCATCATCAGCTGGATGATGGTATATACGTCTGGTTCGCCAAACATTCAAGTCGATGCTTCTTATATCACGTTTTTGTTGCAGGAAATCATGATTGGCCTTGCTTTAGGGCTAATAGCGTATATATTGTTGAGCGCTTTTCAGATTGCCGGAGGTTTTATTGACTTTCAAATGGGCTTTGCTGTAGCGAATGTCATTGATCCGCAAACAGGAGCGCAAAGCCCGCTTGTCGGACAATATTTGTATACTTTTTCACTATTGTTTCTGTTAAGTGTGGATGCACATCATATGCTTTTGGATGGAATCTATTATAGCTATCAATTGTTACCACTTGGGCTTGAGGGTCTTGCCATTGACGATGGTCAAGCGATTCATCTTATTGTATTGGCATTTGCACGGATGTTTATGATTGCTTTGCAAATGGCCATTCCTGTTGTTGGCTGCTTATTTCTTGTCGATGTCGCTCTAGGCATTATGGCTCGAACCGTTCCGCAAATGAACGTATTTGTTGTCGGTCTGCCATTAAAGATATTGGTCAGCTTTATCATGCTTTTTATCGTCATGCCGGCATTCTTTATGCTTGCAGATGAACTGTTCGATCTTCTCCTGACGACGATGCGCAATGTAATGCAGGCTTTGGAGGGAATGGAATGA
- a CDS encoding flagellar biosynthesis protein FlhF → MKTKKIVADNMPEAMMKVRHELGKDAVILHSKKISAGGWMGLFKKTKVEVVATVDPYPAASKKNNAVKKSISQLDRKKSVPQVQVQKRPEFVSQQSSQDWNHRFPAWVASVEHALRHTGFSETHVASLIEASLKRWYTEEHAQADHVKTWINDQIRAQLSTLSHGPVQVHHRIVQLIGPTGVGKTTTLAKLAAHCVLQKKQSVGFITFDTYRIAAIDQLKTYADILNAPVEVVYEAKDVSKAVERFHDKDVIFIDTAGRNYRDGVHADELQSYLVDAEDAVTYLVLSLTSKYEDMKKIYGNFHNIPIHKFIFTKKDETSCYGSMFNMMIDHQLGAAYVTHGQDVPEDILSANVEQLASLLAVKRE, encoded by the coding sequence GTGAAAACAAAAAAAATCGTCGCTGACAACATGCCGGAAGCAATGATGAAAGTGCGTCACGAGCTCGGAAAGGATGCGGTGATTTTACATTCAAAAAAAATCAGCGCAGGTGGATGGATGGGTTTGTTTAAAAAAACGAAGGTTGAAGTCGTAGCAACCGTTGATCCCTATCCAGCAGCAAGTAAGAAAAACAATGCAGTAAAAAAAAGCATCTCTCAGCTGGATAGAAAAAAGAGTGTGCCTCAAGTACAAGTACAAAAAAGACCTGAATTCGTGAGCCAGCAATCTAGTCAAGACTGGAACCATCGTTTTCCGGCATGGGTCGCTTCCGTTGAGCATGCTTTGCGACATACAGGTTTTAGCGAAACCCATGTTGCTTCACTCATTGAAGCTAGTTTAAAACGCTGGTATACAGAAGAACATGCCCAAGCCGATCACGTAAAGACGTGGATCAATGACCAGATACGAGCACAGCTCTCCACTCTTTCACATGGACCTGTACAAGTTCACCACCGCATTGTTCAATTAATTGGGCCAACAGGCGTTGGGAAAACGACGACATTGGCGAAGCTGGCGGCACATTGTGTATTACAAAAAAAACAGTCGGTTGGATTTATTACTTTCGATACGTACAGAATTGCCGCCATTGATCAATTAAAAACATATGCCGACATTTTAAATGCTCCCGTGGAAGTCGTTTATGAAGCGAAGGACGTATCTAAAGCAGTTGAACGATTTCACGATAAGGACGTCATCTTTATCGATACAGCGGGACGAAACTATCGCGATGGCGTGCATGCAGATGAATTGCAGTCGTATCTCGTCGATGCTGAAGATGCTGTCACCTATTTAGTGTTGTCGCTAACATCAAAATATGAAGATATGAAAAAGATTTATGGTAATTTCCACAACATCCCAATTCATAAGTTTATATTTACAAAAAAAGATGAGACATCGTGCTATGGGTCTATGTTTAATATGATGATCGATCACCAACTAGGGGCCGCGTACGTCACCCATGGTCAAGATGTACCCGAGGACATCTTGTCTGCGAATGTGGAACAGTTAGCCTCACTCCTAGCGGTGAAAAGAGAATGA
- the flhB gene encoding flagellar biosynthesis protein FlhB has product MKRLSPMVLDLQYFAQEKTEKATPKKRQDTRKKGQVAKSADVNTAIILLFVFLFFAIAGGSMKDKVLAFFITAFTEDIFLTLNIHNVMEMFIVVLTEVAWLLLPIMAIAGVGAFLGNIIQVGPMFSGEVVKMKLDRLNPLQGFKRIYSLRALVEFVKSMLKISLVGFCTFLVIWLNMEELVRLTLKPLEASLHFFAWTTVVMGLAASLLLIFLAALDYMYQRYDHEKNIKMSKQDVKDEYKKMEGDPLIRSKRKEKQKQLAMQRMMQEVPNADVVITNPTHYAVALKYDEEISEAPFVVAKGQDYMAQKIKDSARKHNVAIVENKPVARALYAQLDIRDQVPASMFQAVAEILAYVYQLKEKMKSTRSKEGRR; this is encoded by the coding sequence ATGAAGCGCTTGTCCCCAATGGTGTTAGACTTACAATATTTTGCTCAAGAAAAAACAGAAAAAGCGACCCCGAAGAAGCGGCAAGATACGAGAAAAAAAGGGCAAGTCGCAAAAAGCGCTGACGTCAATACGGCCATTATTCTTCTCTTTGTTTTTCTTTTCTTTGCCATTGCTGGCGGCTCGATGAAAGACAAAGTGCTAGCGTTTTTTATCACCGCTTTTACAGAAGACATTTTCTTGACGCTTAATATACATAACGTAATGGAGATGTTTATCGTTGTCCTGACTGAAGTTGCGTGGCTTTTACTTCCGATTATGGCCATTGCTGGGGTAGGTGCCTTTCTAGGAAACATCATTCAAGTGGGCCCTATGTTTTCAGGCGAGGTTGTAAAAATGAAGCTCGATCGTCTAAATCCACTGCAAGGGTTTAAGCGAATTTATTCATTGCGGGCACTTGTAGAATTTGTAAAATCTATGCTTAAAATCAGCCTCGTTGGTTTTTGTACATTTTTAGTCATTTGGCTCAACATGGAAGAACTGGTAAGGCTAACGTTAAAGCCACTCGAAGCTTCCTTGCATTTTTTCGCTTGGACGACAGTCGTCATGGGGTTAGCTGCGTCACTTCTATTAATCTTTTTAGCTGCACTTGACTATATGTATCAACGTTACGATCACGAAAAAAACATTAAAATGTCTAAGCAGGACGTAAAAGATGAATATAAAAAAATGGAAGGCGATCCACTGATCCGTTCCAAACGAAAAGAGAAACAAAAGCAATTGGCTATGCAGCGCATGATGCAGGAAGTACCGAATGCTGACGTCGTCATCACGAACCCGACGCATTATGCAGTAGCCTTAAAGTATGACGAAGAAATTTCTGAAGCGCCGTTCGTTGTCGCTAAGGGACAGGATTACATGGCACAAAAGATCAAAGACAGCGCTCGCAAACATAACGTTGCCATTGTTGAGAATAAACCAGTTGCGCGTGCATTATACGCACAGTTGGATATTCGAGATCAAGTGCCTGCAAGCATGTTTCAGGCAGTTGCAGAAATTCTTGCATACGTATATCAGTTGAAAGAAAAAATGAAGTCAACCCGGTCGAAGGAGGGACGTAGATGA
- a CDS encoding response regulator: MAHKILIVDDAAFMRMMIKDILTKNDFEVVGEAVDGNQAVEKYKELQPDLVTMDITMPEKDGVTALKEIRSYDSDAKVIMCSAMGQQAMVIEAIQAGAKDFIVKPFQAERVIEAIKKTLE, encoded by the coding sequence TTGGCTCATAAAATTCTAATTGTTGATGATGCAGCATTTATGCGAATGATGATTAAAGATATTTTGACAAAAAATGATTTTGAAGTTGTTGGTGAAGCAGTAGACGGTAATCAAGCTGTTGAAAAGTATAAAGAGCTACAACCAGACTTAGTCACTATGGATATCACGATGCCTGAAAAGGATGGTGTGACAGCATTAAAAGAGATCCGCAGCTATGATTCCGATGCAAAAGTGATTATGTGTTCAGCAATGGGGCAACAGGCAATGGTTATTGAAGCGATTCAGGCTGGAGCAAAAGATTTTATCGTGAAACCATTCCAGGCGGAGCGAGTCATTGAGGCTATTAAAAAGACACTTGAATAG
- the flhA gene encoding flagellar biosynthesis protein FlhA, translating into MIARDFSVLTFVILIILMLVIPLPPVLLDLLIIANIGLSLVVILVSMNMKEPLEFSIFPALLLLLTLFRLGLNVSTTRAILSDANAGNVIDTFGDFVVGGNALVGLVVFLILVIIQFVVITKGAERVSEVGARFTLDAMPGKQMSIDADLNAGMITDSQAKERREKIEKEADFYGSMDGASKFVKGDAIAGVIIVLINLIMGMVIGMVQMKLSFGESAQMFTLLTVGDGLVSQIPALLVSTATGIVVTRAASEGNLGYDISNQLLRFPSMLYVAGGTILLLSILAPIPFQVTIPIAGLLIGGGWIISRQKNRLAETEASAGAEDVPEDEDRTSPESVMSLLHIDPIEFEFGYGLIPLADTEQGGDLLDRVVMIRRQLALELGMIVPVVRIRDNIQLQPNEYRLKIKGTEVAKGELLLDHYLAMSPGYEDERVEGIDTVEPAFQMPAKWISDSMKEVAEMAGYTVVDPPSVVSTHITEEIKRHAHELLGREETQKLIDHLKESHTILVDDVTPDPLSTGAVQKVLAKLLKEHISIKNLPAIFEALADYAAHTKDTELLAEYCRQHLSKQITTQYAGEQNQLPVMTLSAAAEKTIVEAIKHTEHGSYLNLNPEQSQALIESVSKEASRMAQQNMTPVLLCSPAVRMYVKEAIEKYLPTVHVLSYNEMEPTVEIQSIGMVSVS; encoded by the coding sequence ATGATCGCAAGAGATTTTTCCGTGCTTACATTTGTTATTTTAATCATCCTGATGCTCGTCATCCCGTTACCTCCTGTTTTACTAGACTTGCTCATTATTGCGAATATCGGACTGTCTCTTGTCGTCATTCTCGTCTCGATGAATATGAAAGAGCCTTTGGAATTCTCTATTTTTCCGGCGCTTCTTCTTTTATTGACACTTTTTCGCCTCGGATTAAATGTGTCGACGACCCGGGCAATTCTTTCTGACGCGAATGCTGGAAATGTCATCGATACATTCGGTGACTTTGTTGTTGGTGGTAATGCGCTAGTCGGGCTTGTTGTTTTCCTCATCTTAGTCATCATTCAGTTTGTAGTCATTACAAAAGGTGCAGAACGTGTTTCTGAAGTAGGTGCACGCTTTACATTAGATGCGATGCCAGGAAAACAAATGAGCATTGATGCAGATTTAAATGCGGGGATGATCACAGACTCACAGGCGAAAGAACGTCGTGAAAAAATAGAAAAAGAAGCCGATTTTTATGGATCGATGGACGGAGCAAGTAAGTTTGTCAAAGGAGATGCGATCGCAGGGGTCATCATCGTCCTAATTAATTTAATTATGGGTATGGTCATCGGTATGGTGCAAATGAAACTCTCTTTTGGTGAATCGGCGCAAATGTTTACGCTATTGACCGTCGGGGATGGCTTAGTCAGTCAAATTCCTGCCTTACTCGTGTCGACAGCGACAGGGATTGTTGTCACACGTGCAGCGTCAGAAGGTAATCTGGGCTATGACATTTCTAACCAGTTGCTTAGATTTCCTTCCATGCTCTATGTCGCTGGAGGAACCATTCTTTTATTAAGCATTTTGGCACCAATTCCTTTTCAAGTGACGATTCCGATTGCTGGTTTGTTAATCGGCGGTGGCTGGATCATTAGTCGTCAGAAGAACCGCCTTGCCGAAACAGAAGCAAGTGCAGGTGCAGAGGATGTTCCGGAGGATGAAGACCGAACGAGCCCTGAAAGTGTCATGAGCCTTTTGCATATCGATCCAATTGAATTCGAATTTGGTTACGGGCTCATTCCTTTAGCAGACACAGAGCAGGGAGGGGACTTGCTGGATCGTGTTGTGATGATTCGCCGTCAGCTTGCTTTAGAGCTCGGTATGATCGTCCCTGTCGTTCGAATTCGCGATAATATACAGCTTCAGCCCAACGAATATCGTTTAAAGATCAAGGGGACGGAGGTCGCCAAAGGGGAGCTTTTGCTTGACCATTACTTGGCGATGAGCCCCGGCTATGAGGACGAGCGAGTGGAAGGCATTGATACGGTCGAGCCTGCGTTTCAAATGCCGGCCAAATGGATTTCTGACAGCATGAAAGAAGTGGCTGAAATGGCGGGATACACTGTTGTCGACCCACCATCAGTCGTATCGACACATATCACTGAAGAAATTAAACGACATGCCCATGAATTATTAGGTCGCGAAGAGACGCAAAAGTTAATCGACCATTTAAAGGAATCGCACACCATTCTTGTCGACGATGTGACACCAGATCCATTGTCTACAGGGGCTGTACAAAAGGTATTGGCGAAGCTTTTGAAAGAGCATATTTCCATTAAAAACCTTCCGGCAATTTTTGAGGCACTGGCGGATTATGCTGCTCATACAAAAGATACCGAGCTACTTGCCGAGTACTGCCGCCAGCATTTATCTAAACAAATTACGACGCAATATGCTGGAGAACAGAATCAACTGCCAGTCATGACACTTTCTGCTGCGGCAGAGAAAACGATCGTTGAAGCGATAAAACATACAGAACATGGAAGTTACTTAAACTTAAATCCGGAACAATCTCAAGCACTCATTGAATCGGTATCTAAAGAAGCATCAAGGATGGCACAACAAAATATGACACCCGTCCTGCTTTGTTCGCCTGCAGTTCGCATGTATGTTAAAGAAGCGATTGAGAAGTATTTGCCTACGGTTCATGTCCTTTCTTACAACGAGATGGAGCCGACCGTTGAAATTCAAAGCATCGGGATGGTGAGTGTATCGTGA
- the fliM gene encoding flagellar motor switch protein FliM, with protein MAEEILSQGEIDALLSALSTGEMDANQLIEQESSKKVRVYDFKRALRFSKDQIRSISRIHENMARLLTTYYSAQLRTYIDITVASVDQIPYEEFIRSISNVSILNVFEMAPLEGRMLVEINPNVGFAMMDLLLGGQGRSHKQQGDFTEIEMRILSQLFEKTTDQIREAWSSIVHIEPELAEFETNPQFLQMVSPNETVIVITLNTKVGETSGMINICIPHILLDPIISKLSVHYWMQTEKRHQPKEAGQLLKKRLEKAMLPLTAELGRSSITVEEFLNLQVNDVIELDQSILEPLLVQVGHIPKFLGQPGTKKNKLAVQIIDHVKGGDDEDE; from the coding sequence ATGGCCGAGGAAATCTTATCCCAGGGAGAGATTGACGCATTACTATCTGCGCTTTCTACAGGGGAAATGGATGCTAATCAATTAATCGAGCAAGAATCGTCAAAGAAAGTACGTGTCTATGATTTTAAGAGAGCGTTGCGATTTTCAAAGGATCAAATCCGTTCAATTTCGCGTATACACGAAAATATGGCGAGACTATTGACGACTTATTATTCAGCGCAATTGCGTACATATATCGATATCACTGTTGCATCAGTAGACCAAATTCCTTATGAGGAATTTATTCGTTCCATCTCGAATGTCAGTATTTTAAACGTCTTTGAAATGGCGCCTTTAGAAGGTCGCATGCTCGTTGAAATCAACCCAAACGTCGGTTTCGCAATGATGGATCTACTTTTAGGTGGGCAAGGGCGGTCTCACAAGCAACAGGGAGATTTTACAGAAATCGAGATGCGTATTCTTTCGCAACTGTTTGAAAAAACGACAGATCAAATTAGAGAAGCGTGGTCGTCAATTGTTCATATTGAACCGGAGCTTGCAGAATTTGAAACAAATCCTCAATTTTTGCAAATGGTCTCGCCGAACGAAACGGTAATTGTGATCACCTTAAATACAAAAGTCGGTGAAACGAGCGGCATGATCAATATTTGTATTCCTCATATTTTGCTTGACCCGATTATTTCAAAGCTATCGGTTCACTACTGGATGCAAACGGAGAAGAGGCACCAACCTAAAGAGGCTGGTCAGCTCTTGAAAAAGCGCTTGGAAAAAGCAATGCTACCGTTAACTGCCGAGCTAGGCAGGTCATCGATCACCGTTGAAGAGTTTCTAAATTTGCAAGTCAATGACGTCATCGAGTTGGATCAGTCCATTCTTGAGCCTCTTCTCGTTCAAGTAGGGCATATACCAAAGTTCTTAGGTCAGCCTGGAACGAAAAAAAATAAATTAGCGGTTCAAATTATAGATCACGTCAAGGGGGGAGATGACGAAGATGAGTGA